The Streptomyces pactum genome contains a region encoding:
- a CDS encoding tyrosine-type recombinase/integrase — protein MSTTGSGEAGAGTEATVLLHRTTAGPSAADELPFDAEAVLRRVGADDGRPFILGPDGTYDLHLNRFLRDLENWGVRSANSRIAYSTDVMLYCRFLHESRDGKLIWDTDGSDLRAYKAVRLHGNGPGKVSVATWNRSVAALDKWVQWSLYEELLPAEPFRYVDKTVVSPQGPKQVRVNAAAEPEVPLQPIGFLSHEDFMLWRDVGLRGLLPDGSPDPAWRGRNGERNALFADLLICTGMRLGEATSLLTAELPPVTGRRVLGDITVSAALAKRNRARTVYVRPRVARDLHHYVGIERDELVQRRRAEGVYEACTGRLPVRRANRHALALESGTSWSYSRIGTADRARLLQVDSHGRASGPLWLWLGENGLPLRASTWQSVFRRANERCSALGLDFDVHPHTLRHSFAVHMLGLLLRQTVRALGMREDRRFTHAEVKRLLIGNPLRRLQLLLGHRHEATVYTYLDVLDEAQEIVLAALDDWDEQAAAFEQARPETEEYQ, from the coding sequence TTGAGCACGACGGGATCGGGCGAGGCCGGCGCCGGTACGGAAGCGACGGTGCTGCTACACAGGACCACAGCCGGGCCCTCCGCAGCAGATGAACTCCCCTTCGACGCCGAGGCAGTGCTGCGGCGCGTCGGGGCCGACGACGGCAGACCCTTCATCCTCGGCCCCGACGGCACTTACGACCTCCACCTCAACCGTTTCCTGCGCGACCTGGAGAACTGGGGAGTGCGGTCGGCGAACAGCCGGATCGCCTACAGCACCGACGTCATGCTCTATTGCCGTTTCCTCCACGAGTCCCGGGACGGGAAGCTCATCTGGGACACGGACGGCTCCGACCTGCGCGCGTACAAGGCCGTGCGACTGCATGGCAACGGCCCGGGCAAGGTCTCGGTAGCGACGTGGAACCGCTCCGTCGCCGCGCTCGACAAGTGGGTTCAGTGGTCGCTGTACGAGGAACTGCTACCTGCCGAGCCGTTCCGGTACGTCGACAAGACCGTGGTGTCGCCGCAGGGGCCGAAGCAGGTACGGGTCAACGCCGCCGCTGAGCCCGAGGTGCCCCTGCAGCCGATCGGGTTCCTGTCGCACGAGGACTTCATGCTCTGGCGGGACGTCGGGCTGCGAGGGCTGCTGCCGGACGGCTCCCCCGATCCGGCCTGGCGGGGACGCAACGGCGAACGCAACGCTCTCTTCGCCGACTTGCTGATCTGCACCGGCATGCGCCTGGGCGAAGCCACGAGCCTGCTGACGGCGGAACTGCCGCCGGTCACCGGAAGACGTGTGCTCGGCGACATCACCGTCTCGGCCGCCCTGGCCAAGCGCAACAGGGCACGGACGGTGTATGTCCGCCCCCGGGTCGCCCGCGACCTGCACCACTACGTCGGTATCGAGCGGGACGAACTCGTCCAGCGGCGGCGCGCCGAGGGGGTGTACGAGGCGTGCACGGGTCGGCTTCCGGTACGCCGGGCGAACCGGCACGCCTTGGCGCTCGAGTCCGGTACCAGTTGGTCGTACTCGCGGATCGGCACGGCGGACCGGGCTCGGCTCCTGCAGGTCGACAGCCACGGCCGCGCGAGCGGGCCCCTGTGGCTGTGGCTTGGGGAGAACGGGCTGCCGCTCCGCGCCAGCACCTGGCAGTCGGTTTTCCGGCGGGCGAACGAGCGGTGCTCAGCTCTTGGCCTCGACTTCGATGTCCACCCGCACACCCTGCGGCACTCCTTCGCCGTCCACATGCTGGGGCTTCTGCTGCGGCAGACCGTCCGGGCGCTCGGTATGCGGGAGGACCGACGGTTCACGCACGCCGAGGTGAAACGCCTGCTCATCGGCAATCCTCTGCGCAGGCTCCAGCTGCTGTTGGGCCACCGTCACGAGGCGACGGTCTATACCTACCTGGACGTGCTGGACGAGGCCCAGGAGATCGTTCTTGCGGCTCTCGACGACTGGGACGAACAGGCCGCAGCCTTCGAGCAGGCACGCCCGGAAACGGAGGAGTACCAGTGA
- the mfd gene encoding transcription-repair coupling factor has translation MSLHGLLDAVVKDTALAEAISAAADGNRMHVDLVGPPAARAFSVAALARETSRPVLAVMATGREAEDLAAALRSLLPPEGVVEYPSWETLPHERLSPRSDTVGRRLAVLRRLAHPRPDDPETGPVSVVVAPVRSVLQPQVKGLGDLEPVALRTGQSADLNEIVEALAAAAYARVELVEKRGEFAVRGGILDVFPPTEEHPLRVEFWGDDVEEIRYFKVADQRSLEVAEHGLWAPPCRELLLTEDVRERARVLAEDHPELGELLGKIAEGIAVEGMESLAPVLVDDMELLLDVLPKGAMAMVCDPERVRTRAADLVATSQEFLQASWAATAGGGEAPIDVDAASLWSIADVRERARELDMMWWSVSPFAADDALEDADTLKLGMHAPETYRGDTAKALADTKGWLADGWRTVYVTEGHGPAARTVEVLGGEGIAARLDNDLGTLSPSVVHVSCGSIDHGFVDRALRLAVLTETDLTGQKAAGREGARMPARRRKTIDPLTLEADDYIVHEQHGVGRYIEMVQRTVQGATREYLVVEYAPAKRGQPGDRLYIPTDQLEQITKYVGGESPTLHRLGGADWTKTKARAKKAVKEIAADLIKLYSARMAAPGHAFGSDTPWQRELEDAFPYAETPDQLTTIAEVKEDMEKTVPMDRLICGDVGYGKTEIAVRAAFKAVQDGKQVAVLVPTTLLVQQHFGTFGERYAQFPVNVKALSRFQTDTEAKATLEGLREGSVDIVIGTHRLFSSETKFKDLGLVIVDEEQRFGVEHKEQLKKLRANVDVLTMSATPIPRTLEMAVTGIREMSTITTPPEERHPVLTFVGPYEQKQIGAAIRRELLREGQVFYIHNRVESIDRAAAKLREIVPEARIATAHGQMSEQALEQVVVDFWEKKFDVLVSTTIVESGIDISNANTLIVERGDNFGLSQLHQLRGRVGRGRERGYAYFLYPPEKPLTETAHERLATIAQHTEMGAGMYVAMKDLEIRGAGNLLGGEQSGHIAGVGFDLYVRMVGEAVADYRASLEGGVEEEPPLEVKIELPVDAHVPHDYAPGERLRLQAYRSIASANSEEDVKAVREELVDRYGKLPEPVENLLLVAGLRMLARACAVGEIVLQGNNIRFAPVELRESQELRLQRLYPGSVIKAGAHQVLVPRPKTAKVGGKPLVGRELLGWVGEFLTSILGS, from the coding sequence ATGAGCCTGCACGGTCTGCTCGACGCCGTCGTCAAGGACACCGCCCTCGCGGAAGCGATCTCGGCGGCCGCAGACGGCAACCGCATGCACGTCGACCTGGTCGGCCCCCCGGCGGCCCGCGCCTTCTCGGTCGCCGCGCTGGCCCGCGAGACGAGCCGCCCCGTGCTGGCGGTGATGGCGACGGGGCGCGAGGCGGAGGACCTGGCCGCCGCCCTGCGCTCCCTGCTGCCCCCGGAGGGCGTCGTGGAGTACCCCTCCTGGGAGACCCTCCCGCACGAGCGGCTCAGCCCGCGCAGCGACACCGTCGGCCGCCGTCTGGCCGTCCTGCGCCGCCTGGCCCACCCGCGCCCCGACGACCCTGAGACCGGCCCGGTCTCCGTCGTCGTCGCGCCCGTGCGCTCCGTGCTCCAGCCGCAGGTCAAGGGCCTCGGCGACCTCGAGCCGGTGGCCCTGCGCACCGGCCAGAGCGCCGACCTGAACGAGATCGTCGAGGCCCTGGCCGCCGCCGCGTACGCGCGGGTGGAGCTGGTCGAGAAGCGCGGTGAGTTCGCCGTCCGCGGCGGCATCCTGGACGTCTTCCCGCCCACCGAGGAGCACCCCCTCCGCGTCGAGTTCTGGGGCGACGACGTCGAGGAGATCCGCTACTTCAAGGTCGCCGACCAGCGGTCCCTGGAGGTCGCCGAGCACGGCCTGTGGGCCCCGCCCTGCCGCGAGCTGCTGCTCACCGAGGACGTACGGGAGCGCGCCCGGGTCCTCGCCGAGGACCACCCGGAGCTCGGCGAACTGCTCGGTAAGATCGCCGAGGGCATCGCGGTGGAGGGCATGGAGTCCCTCGCCCCCGTCCTCGTCGACGACATGGAACTGCTGCTGGACGTGCTGCCCAAGGGCGCCATGGCCATGGTCTGCGACCCGGAGCGGGTGCGGACCCGCGCCGCCGACCTGGTCGCCACGTCGCAGGAGTTCCTCCAGGCCTCCTGGGCGGCCACCGCGGGCGGCGGCGAGGCGCCGATCGACGTCGACGCGGCCTCCCTGTGGTCCATCGCGGACGTCCGGGAACGCGCCCGCGAGCTGGACATGATGTGGTGGTCGGTGTCGCCGTTCGCCGCCGACGACGCGCTGGAGGACGCCGACACCCTCAAACTCGGCATGCACGCCCCCGAGACCTACCGCGGCGACACCGCCAAGGCACTGGCCGACACCAAGGGCTGGCTCGCCGACGGCTGGCGCACGGTCTACGTCACCGAGGGCCACGGCCCGGCCGCCCGCACCGTCGAGGTCCTCGGCGGCGAGGGCATCGCGGCCCGCCTCGACAACGACCTCGGCACCCTCAGCCCCTCCGTCGTGCACGTCTCCTGCGGCTCGATCGACCACGGCTTCGTCGACCGGGCGCTCAGGCTCGCCGTGCTCACCGAGACCGACCTGACCGGCCAGAAGGCAGCCGGCCGCGAGGGCGCCCGGATGCCGGCCCGGCGCCGCAAGACCATCGACCCGCTCACCCTGGAGGCGGACGACTACATCGTCCACGAGCAGCACGGCGTGGGCCGCTACATCGAGATGGTCCAGCGCACCGTGCAGGGCGCCACCCGCGAGTACCTGGTCGTGGAGTACGCCCCCGCCAAGCGCGGCCAGCCCGGCGACCGGCTCTACATCCCCACCGACCAGTTGGAGCAGATCACCAAGTACGTCGGCGGCGAGTCCCCCACCCTGCACCGCCTGGGCGGCGCCGACTGGACCAAGACCAAGGCACGCGCCAAGAAGGCGGTCAAGGAGATCGCCGCCGACCTGATCAAGCTGTACAGCGCGCGGATGGCGGCGCCGGGGCACGCGTTCGGCTCGGACACCCCCTGGCAGCGCGAGCTGGAGGACGCCTTCCCCTACGCGGAGACCCCCGACCAGCTCACCACCATCGCCGAGGTCAAGGAGGACATGGAGAAGACGGTCCCCATGGACCGCCTGATCTGCGGCGACGTCGGCTACGGCAAGACCGAGATCGCGGTCCGCGCCGCCTTCAAGGCCGTCCAGGACGGCAAGCAGGTGGCCGTACTGGTGCCGACGACCCTGCTGGTGCAGCAGCACTTCGGGACGTTCGGCGAGCGCTACGCCCAGTTCCCCGTGAACGTGAAGGCGCTGTCCCGCTTCCAGACCGACACCGAGGCGAAGGCGACGCTGGAGGGCCTGCGCGAGGGTTCGGTGGACATCGTCATCGGCACCCACCGCCTGTTCTCCTCCGAGACCAAGTTCAAGGACCTCGGCCTGGTCATCGTCGACGAGGAGCAGCGCTTCGGCGTCGAGCACAAGGAGCAGCTCAAGAAGCTCCGCGCCAACGTCGACGTGCTCACCATGTCCGCCACCCCCATTCCGCGCACCCTGGAGATGGCGGTCACCGGCATCCGCGAGATGTCCACGATCACCACCCCGCCGGAGGAGCGCCACCCGGTGCTGACCTTCGTCGGCCCCTACGAGCAGAAGCAGATCGGCGCCGCCATCCGCCGCGAGCTGCTGCGCGAGGGCCAGGTCTTCTACATCCACAACCGCGTCGAGTCCATCGACCGCGCGGCGGCCAAGCTGCGCGAGATCGTCCCCGAGGCGCGCATCGCCACCGCCCACGGCCAGATGTCGGAGCAGGCGCTGGAACAGGTCGTCGTCGACTTCTGGGAGAAGAAGTTCGACGTGCTGGTCTCCACGACCATCGTCGAGTCCGGCATCGACATCTCCAATGCCAACACCCTCATCGTCGAGCGCGGCGACAACTTCGGCCTCAGCCAGCTCCACCAGCTCCGCGGCCGCGTCGGCCGAGGCCGCGAGCGGGGCTACGCGTACTTCCTCTACCCGCCGGAGAAACCGCTGACGGAGACGGCGCACGAGCGCCTGGCGACCATCGCCCAGCACACCGAGATGGGCGCGGGCATGTACGTGGCCATGAAGGACCTGGAGATCCGCGGCGCCGGCAACCTGCTGGGCGGTGAGCAGTCCGGCCACATCGCCGGCGTCGGCTTCGACCTGTACGTGCGGATGGTCGGCGAGGCGGTCGCCGACTACCGGGCCTCCCTGGAGGGCGGCGTGGAGGAGGAGCCGCCGCTCGAGGTCAAGATCGAGCTGCCCGTCGACGCGCACGTCCCGCACGACTACGCCCCCGGCGAGCGGCTGCGGCTCCAGGCGTACCGGTCCATCGCCTCCGCCAACAGCGAGGAGGACGTCAAGGCCGTACGCGAGGAGCTCGTCGACCGCTACGGCAAGTTGCCGGAACCGGTGGAGAACCTGCTGCTGGTCGCGGGGCTGCGCATGCTCGCGCGGGCGTGCGCCGTCGGCGAGATCGTGCTCCAGGGCAACAACATCCGCTTCGCGCCGGTCGAGTTGCGCGAGTCCCAGGAGCTGCGGCTCCAGCGGCTCTACCCCGGCAGCGTCATCAAGGCGGGCGCCCACCAGGTGCTCGTACCGCGCCCGAAGACCGCGAAGGTGGGCGGCAAGCCGCTGGTCGGGCGGGAACTGCTCGGCTGGGTGGGGGAGTTCCTGACCTCGATCCTGGGGTCGTAG
- a CDS encoding antitoxin, with the protein MGILDKMKSMAGKDKDRSRKMSDAAERQVNQRTGGKHEKQVDTAQQQAEGKLGFGREQGGDRPDQR; encoded by the coding sequence ATGGGCATCCTCGACAAGATGAAGAGCATGGCCGGCAAGGACAAGGACAGGTCAAGGAAGATGTCCGACGCCGCCGAGCGCCAGGTCAACCAGAGGACCGGTGGCAAACACGAGAAGCAGGTCGACACCGCGCAGCAGCAGGCCGAGGGCAAGCTCGGCTTCGGGCGCGAGCAGGGCGGCGACCGGCCGGACCAGCGGTAG
- a CDS encoding HNH endonuclease family protein, with product MSHGDVSQGRDGRVSRWCLTSGVLHVGAALAAGAVLTGCTGGGLSDESGSSGGGSSASAKYGASPLADPDGTKPGLAPISSETDEATARELITKLSTKGRGPKTGYDRDEFGYAWMDTADGVPLARNGCDTRNDLLKLHGRNVELRAGSDCVVVSMDLYDPYTGKDIAWKKAKAIEVQIDHVVPLSYAWQMGAARWGKGKRQRLANDVLNLLPVSGSTNSAKRDSGPASWLPPNKAVRCSYAVRFAQVAAKYELPVTSADKTMMLQQCSA from the coding sequence ATGTCTCACGGTGATGTGTCTCAGGGGCGGGATGGCCGCGTGTCCAGGTGGTGTCTCACGAGCGGCGTGCTGCATGTCGGCGCTGCACTGGCTGCCGGGGCCGTCCTGACAGGCTGCACGGGAGGCGGACTCTCCGACGAGAGTGGTTCATCAGGCGGCGGCTCGTCAGCGTCCGCCAAGTACGGAGCCAGCCCCTTGGCCGACCCCGACGGAACGAAGCCCGGGCTGGCCCCGATCTCGTCCGAGACGGACGAGGCGACAGCGCGTGAGCTGATCACCAAGCTGTCAACCAAGGGGCGAGGGCCGAAGACGGGCTATGACCGCGACGAGTTCGGCTACGCGTGGATGGACACGGCGGACGGTGTGCCGCTGGCGCGGAACGGTTGTGACACCCGGAACGACTTGCTGAAACTCCATGGGCGCAACGTCGAGCTCCGTGCCGGTTCGGACTGTGTCGTCGTCTCGATGGACCTGTACGACCCGTACACCGGCAAGGACATCGCCTGGAAGAAGGCGAAGGCCATCGAGGTGCAGATAGACCACGTGGTGCCGTTGTCGTACGCCTGGCAGATGGGCGCCGCCCGCTGGGGCAAGGGGAAGCGGCAACGGCTGGCCAATGACGTGCTGAATCTCCTGCCGGTCTCGGGCTCGACGAACTCCGCCAAGCGGGACTCGGGCCCGGCGTCGTGGCTGCCGCCCAACAAGGCGGTCCGGTGCTCGTACGCGGTGCGGTTCGCGCAGGTGGCAGCCAAGTACGAACTGCCCGTGACGTCGGCGGACAAGACCATGATGCTGCAGCAGTGCAGCGCTTGA